From a single Fusarium fujikuroi IMI 58289 draft genome, chromosome FFUJ_chr03 genomic region:
- a CDS encoding probable cell division control protein nda4, with the protein MDRGSIYSAHVYEPSYAENGDTRMQLQTQLETFILDFRLDNNFVYRDQLRENALLKRYFCDVNINDLISFNEELAHRLTSEPAEIIPLFENALKKCTHRIVFPHEPKAEIPDHQLLLHSNADDVSIRNLDSVTIARLVRVPGIVIGASVMSSKATGLHIQCRNCGHTQNIPVLGGFTGVTLPRQCARSRVPNDPTPKCPLDPYFVVHEKSGFVDQQIIKLQEAPDQVPVGELPRHVLISADRYLTNRVVPGSRCTVMGIFSIYQNKASKNSSNGGAVAIRTPYLRAVGIQTDIDQAAKGNATFSEEEEQEFLELSRRPDIYNVMADCIAPSIYGNRNIKKAILCLLLGGSKKILPDGMKLRGDINVLLLGDPGTAKSQLLKFVEKAAPISIYTSGKGSSAAGLTASVQRDQSTREFYLEGGAMVLADGGVVCIDEFDKMRDEDRVAIHEAMEQQTISIAKAGITTILNARTSVLAAANPIFGRYDDMKTPGENIDFQTTILSRFDMIFIVKDDHSREKDETMAKHVLSIQMNGRGADDMTETEIPIDKMRRYITYCKTRCAPRLSSEAAEKLSSHFVSIRRQVHAAEMEANTRSSIPITVRQLEAIVRITESLAKLTLSPIATEVHVDEAIRLFLCSTMDAVNQGSNQGSRELNDEVNRLETELKRRLPIGWSTSLSTLRREMVEGKGYSEQALNRALMVLQRRDTIMFRNQGAQVYRNGA; encoded by the exons ATGGACCGCGGGTCAATCTACTCGGCTCACGTATATGAGCCGAGCTACGCTGAAAATGGCGACACTCGAATGCAGCTCCAGACACAGCTTGAAACATTCATCCTTGATTTTCGACTGGATAACAACTTCGTCTACAG AGATCAACTCCGAGAGAATGCCCTTCTCAAGAGATACTTCTGtgatgtcaacatcaacgacttGATCAGCTTTAACGAAGAGCTCGCGCACCGATTGACATCTGAGCCAGCAGAGATTATCCCTCTG TTTGAGAATGCATTAAAAAAATGCACACACCGTATCGTCTTCCCCCATGAGCCCAAGGCCGAGATCCCTGATCACCAACTTCTCCTTCACTCGAATGCCGACGACGTTTCGATCCGTAACCTCGATTCCGTGACCATTGCGCGACTGGTGCGAGTCCCGGGTATTGTCATCGGCGCCTCTGTTATGTCATCCAAGGCGACAGGACTCCATATTCAATGTCGCAACTGCGGACACACACAAAATATCCCTGTCCTAGGTGGCTTCACAGGTGTCACTCTGCCTCGACAATGTGCTCGTAGCCGAGTTCCCAACGACCCAACTCCAAAATGTCCTTTGGATCCCTACTTTGTTGTTCACGAAAAGTCTGGCTTTGTTGATCAACAGATCATCAAGCTCCAAGAGGCACCCGACCAAGTCCCTGTCGGGGAACTTCCTCGACACGTTCTCATCTCAGCTGACAGATACCTCACAAATAGGGTGGTTCCCGGATCGAGATGTACTGTTATGGGCATCTTCTCGATCTACCAAAACAAGGCTTCTAAGAACTCTTCTAATGGTGGTGCTGTAGCCATCCGTACCCCCTATCTTAGAGCGGTTGGGATCCAGACAGATATCGATCAAGCAGCCAAGGGAAATGCGACTTTctcagaggaagaggagcaagaaTTTCTGGAGCTCAGCAGACGGCCCGATATATACAACGTGATGGCCGACTGCATTGCGCCCTCTATTTACGGTAACCGCAATATCAAGAAGGCAATTCTTTGTTTGCTGTTAGGTGGCTCAAAGAAAATTCTTCCTGATGGAATGAAATTAAGAGGCGACATTAACGTattgcttcttggcgacCCCGGTACAGCCAAGTCACAGCTTCTGAAATTTGTCGAGAAGGCGGCTCCTATCTCTATATACACCTCGGGAAAGGGCTCCTCCGCTGCAGGCCTGACAGCATCTGTTCAACGTGATCAATCTACTCGGGAATTCTATCTCGAGGGTGGTGCTATGGTTTTGGCTGACGGAGGAGTTGTGTGTATTGACGAATTTGACAAGATGAGAGACGAAGATCGAGTTGCGATTCATGAGGCTATGGAACAGCAGACTATTTCCATCGCAAAGGCGGGTATCACCACTATTCTGAATGCGCGAACATCGGTCTTGGCTGCTGCTAATCCTATCTTTGGTCGGTATGATGATATGAAGACTCCTGGAGAAAACATCGACTTTCAGACTACTATTCTGTCACGTTTTGATATGATTTTcattgtcaaggatgaccATAGCCgcgagaaggatgagacTATGGCCAAGCACGTTCTCAGTATCCAGATGAATGGTAGAGGCGCCGACGACATGACTGAAACTGAAATTCCCATTGACAAGATGCGACGATACATCACCTACTGCAAGAC ACGTTGCGCACCCAGATTGAGTTCCGAGGCTGCTGAAAAGCTTTCTTCTCACTTCGTCTCCATCCGACGCCAGGTTCATGctgctgagatggaagcaAACACACGTTCCTCTATTCCCATCACAGTCCGTCAACTCGAGGCTATCGTCCGTATCACCGAGTCTCTTGCTAAGCTTACCCTTTCACCCATCGCCACCGAAGTACATGTCGACGAGGCCATTCGACTGTTCCTGTGCTCTACAATGGATGCCGTCAACCAGGGCAGCAATCAGGGGAGTCGCGAGTTGAATGATGAAGTCAACCGCCTTGAGACGGAGCTCAAACGTCGCCTACCTATCGGCTGGAGTACTAGCCTATCTACACTAAGGAGAGAAATGGTCGAAGGCAAAGGATACAGCGAACAAGCGCTGAACCGAGCGTTGATGGTTCTTCAACGGAGAGACACGATCATGTTCAGAAACCAAGGTGCCCAGGTGTATAGAAATGGAGCTTAA